A stretch of Rhinopithecus roxellana isolate Shanxi Qingling chromosome 12, ASM756505v1, whole genome shotgun sequence DNA encodes these proteins:
- the LOC115892323 gene encoding DNA-directed RNA polymerases I, II, and III subunit RPABC5: MIIPVRCFTCGKIVGNKWEAYLGLLQAEYTEGDALDALGLKRYCCRRMLLAHVDLIEKLLNYAPLEK, from the coding sequence ATGATCATTCCTGTGCGGTGTTTCACTTGCGGCAAGATCGTCGGCAACAAATGGGAGGCCTACCTGGGGCTGCTGCAGGCCGAGTACACTGAGGGGGATGCGCTGGACGCCCTGGGCCTGAAGCGCTACTGCTGCCGCCGGATGCTGCTGGCCCACGTGGACCTGATCGAGAAGCTGCTCAATTATGCACCCCTGGAGAAGTGA